Proteins encoded together in one Candidatus Kaiserbacteria bacterium window:
- a CDS encoding peptidoglycan-binding protein produces the protein MLRKFIPSLMLIVALAVPATSYAMTQDELRTKIQELVRLVSSLQAQINATEREAVVVTDFTSCVSAGNPVMESYPRQCAHNGRTFVEVIVEEPITPVLICPSFSHNMRLGSSGTNVATLQRFLQSAGVYTYPVITGYYGSITQAAVQRFQEEHGVVSFGSPATTGYGSVGPATRAAITRLCSGTPLPEPVACTMEYAPVCGKYPGMCIDTIDGSGGCYEGATKTFGNSCQLKAASAEFLYTGECRVDTKKPENPRSAPNNCRVWNDGCNTCTRAYEGGPLACTKRMCFWEGVAKCESYFDSIGPSVSFSASPTSGNAPLRVSFSAPGGYSCADGPDYEIDYGDGTRESTPICSSGQHTLTHTYTQTGTYTATLYSIPSGFGTGDRTPRVAGTKTIIVNY, from the coding sequence ATGCTTAGAAAATTTATACCATCTCTCATGCTTATTGTTGCTTTGGCAGTGCCAGCTACAAGTTATGCCATGACCCAAGATGAGCTTCGTACAAAGATTCAAGAGCTAGTGCGGTTAGTTTCTTCACTTCAAGCTCAAATTAACGCAACTGAACGAGAGGCTGTGGTTGTGACTGATTTCACTTCGTGTGTTTCAGCAGGTAATCCTGTTATGGAATCATATCCCCGACAATGTGCTCACAATGGAAGAACTTTTGTGGAAGTTATTGTTGAAGAGCCAATTACACCTGTGTTGATATGTCCTAGTTTTTCACACAACATGCGATTAGGGTCCTCAGGCACCAATGTCGCAACACTACAGCGATTTCTACAATCAGCTGGTGTGTATACCTATCCAGTTATAACAGGGTATTACGGAAGCATTACTCAAGCAGCAGTACAGCGATTTCAAGAGGAGCATGGCGTAGTAAGTTTTGGTTCGCCTGCAACTACTGGCTATGGATCGGTGGGACCTGCAACTCGCGCAGCGATAACTCGATTGTGTAGCGGCACACCATTACCTGAACCGGTGGCGTGCACAATGGAGTATGCGCCGGTATGTGGAAAGTATCCTGGCATGTGCATTGACACTATCGACGGTAGCGGAGGATGCTACGAAGGAGCAACGAAAACATTCGGCAACTCATGTCAATTGAAAGCAGCATCAGCAGAATTTCTTTACACGGGAGAGTGTCGTGTAGATACTAAGAAGCCAGAAAATCCTAGAAGTGCACCAAATAATTGTCGCGTATGGAATGATGGGTGTAATACGTGCACACGTGCGTACGAAGGAGGTCCTCTTGCGTGTACAAAACGTATGTGTTTTTGGGAAGGGGTAGCAAAATGTGAATCATACTTCGATTCTATAGGGCCAAGCGTTTCGTTTTCTGCCTCGCCAACTTCGGGCAATGCACCACTGCGCGTTTCGTTTAGTGCACCAGGTGGATATAGCTGTGCAGACGGACCAGATTATGAAATAGACTATGGTGATGGAACGCGAGAGAGTACACCAATATGTAGCTCGGGGCAACATACGCTAACGCATACATATACACAAACTGGAACGTATACCGCAACGCTCTATAGTATTCCTTCTGGATTTGGTACTGGCGATCGTACTCCACGAGTTGCAGGGACCAAGACAATTATTGTGAACTACTAA